A window of Pirellula sp. SH-Sr6A contains these coding sequences:
- a CDS encoding terminase gpA endonuclease subunit: MEAWIRNHPDAKSDDVVELVEPKKWDEKAYDRERKAKQRAAGREVYIPVPADYERRLACLEDPELLLTTYFPRTYSEAFTSDRRDMLWSIWNAARFGGDQAIAAPRGEGKTTLAMDGAYCLMLKSLSPFPVVIGKNQDASTKDLRELVDRIADSDDFAADFPEIAAPILAIGAATANARLQTVGGEYIRMVISDKFFCLPTIPKRLLPHWPDHMESLANGQVMGAVGIEGKIRGMKFRSRRPTVGIIDDVEDKDSVRSDEQIAKIESIIEEDIGGMGASAERIARVYLCTTLNRKCNAYKYTDRKQKPSFNGRRYRKMIKPPDRIDLVEQYIDMRQQRKADDPQAREAFRFWRDNQKEIEHGCEISNPYSYSKKIHADGEPMELSAIQSYYNRVADFGKKAVATEIDNDPPEEAGPVGNGLTPETVASRMNGLSKRQLPANTQCVTAAIDLGKYYCHWVICAWWHGAGGCVVDYGFKSVLGTDRTQDRYGAEPHILAALLDWREELQQKAFVDATGVPRRIDHVLVDSGTFTNCAYEFCRQVRGIFHPSKGIGSYKKKKAETNRIFVGENLHAEFLPAQRVALYELDTDYWKQWVHERFLTPPFDENLMLRRGSLSLYQSDSRHSLYSQHITAEELVTEFVEGKGTKTYWNSKRDDNHWLDATYMAAAASEIYGIKLLAPSEQEVTAMVKGPEKPRQQRQDTHRQNKNFRTRPGGWIPKRRY; encoded by the coding sequence TTGGAAGCATGGATTCGCAACCATCCGGACGCGAAGTCGGATGATGTTGTTGAGTTAGTCGAGCCTAAGAAGTGGGACGAAAAAGCATACGACCGCGAGCGCAAGGCAAAGCAGCGTGCAGCAGGTCGGGAGGTTTACATTCCGGTCCCAGCGGACTACGAACGCCGCTTGGCGTGCTTAGAAGATCCTGAGCTATTGCTTACCACGTACTTCCCAAGAACGTACAGCGAAGCGTTTACCAGCGACCGTAGGGATATGCTTTGGTCTATTTGGAACGCTGCACGCTTTGGAGGCGACCAAGCGATTGCTGCACCTCGCGGCGAGGGAAAGACGACGCTGGCAATGGATGGTGCGTATTGCTTGATGCTCAAGAGTCTTTCGCCTTTCCCAGTTGTCATCGGAAAAAATCAAGACGCATCGACAAAGGACCTTCGAGAACTGGTCGACCGGATCGCTGACTCCGATGATTTTGCAGCCGACTTTCCAGAGATCGCAGCTCCGATTCTTGCGATAGGTGCTGCCACTGCCAACGCACGATTGCAGACGGTCGGAGGTGAGTACATTCGAATGGTAATCTCTGACAAGTTCTTTTGCTTGCCGACTATTCCCAAGAGATTGCTACCACACTGGCCGGACCATATGGAATCACTTGCCAACGGCCAGGTGATGGGGGCGGTCGGGATAGAAGGCAAGATTCGCGGCATGAAGTTCCGGTCGCGTCGTCCTACGGTCGGGATTATCGATGATGTTGAGGACAAAGATTCGGTTCGTTCCGATGAACAGATCGCCAAGATTGAATCCATCATCGAAGAGGATATTGGTGGGATGGGGGCTTCTGCGGAACGTATCGCACGGGTCTACCTTTGCACAACGCTAAACAGAAAGTGCAACGCATACAAGTACACAGACCGCAAGCAAAAGCCGTCGTTCAACGGTCGCCGCTATCGCAAAATGATTAAGCCACCAGACCGCATCGATTTGGTTGAGCAGTACATCGACATGCGGCAGCAACGTAAAGCGGATGACCCGCAAGCAAGAGAAGCGTTTCGTTTTTGGCGGGACAATCAAAAGGAGATCGAGCACGGTTGCGAAATATCGAACCCGTATAGCTACTCCAAAAAGATTCACGCGGATGGCGAGCCAATGGAGCTTTCCGCCATACAGAGCTATTACAACCGCGTCGCGGACTTCGGTAAGAAAGCAGTAGCGACAGAGATTGACAACGACCCACCGGAAGAAGCGGGACCAGTCGGAAACGGTCTTACTCCCGAAACCGTAGCATCGCGAATGAACGGTTTGTCTAAGCGGCAACTACCTGCGAACACGCAATGCGTGACAGCGGCAATCGACCTTGGCAAGTATTACTGCCATTGGGTTATCTGCGCGTGGTGGCATGGTGCAGGAGGTTGCGTTGTTGATTACGGCTTCAAGTCTGTTCTTGGGACCGACCGCACGCAGGATCGCTACGGCGCGGAGCCGCATATTCTCGCTGCACTTCTTGATTGGCGTGAGGAGTTGCAACAGAAAGCGTTCGTTGACGCTACAGGCGTTCCACGAAGGATAGACCACGTTTTGGTTGACTCCGGAACGTTTACCAATTGCGCTTACGAGTTCTGCCGACAGGTGCGAGGAATCTTCCATCCATCGAAGGGGATTGGAAGCTACAAGAAGAAGAAGGCGGAGACGAACAGGATTTTCGTTGGCGAGAACTTGCACGCAGAGTTTTTGCCAGCGCAGCGGGTTGCGTTGTACGAACTTGACACGGACTACTGGAAGCAGTGGGTACACGAACGGTTCCTTACTCCGCCATTCGATGAAAACCTAATGCTTCGACGCGGTTCGCTATCGCTTTATCAATCCGACAGTCGCCACTCTCTTTATTCGCAACACATTACAGCGGAAGAGTTGGTTACTGAGTTCGTCGAGGGTAAGGGAACCAAGACGTATTGGAATAGCAAGCGAGACGATAACCATTGGCTAGATGCGACTTACATGGCGGCGGCTGCTTCGGAAATC